Proteins from a genomic interval of Hornefia porci:
- a CDS encoding flavin reductase — protein sequence MNDKITDSIVYVGVNDYDIDLFEGHYVVPEGMAYNSYVILDQKVAVMDTVDQRKTSEWLQNVYCVLQGRRPDYLVVQHMEPDHSASIQAFLNTYPETTVVGNSKIFQMIHQFFPELTLKNKLEVGDGDTLRLGTHELTFVFAPMVHWPEVMVTYDAADRVLFSADGFGKFGSRDAGGDWACEARRYYFGIVGKYGEQVQNLLKKAAGLDIAMICPLHGPVLTENLGYYLGLYDTWSSYQPEDDGVCICYTSVYGHTKKAAEMLCTELQDKGVPEVVLHDLARSDISECVEDAFRLDKLVLATTTFNSEIFPFMREFIDHLVERNYQKRTVALIENGSWAPNAINVMKAAFRDSRDILFTENNVTILSALNQESTEKLHALADELAMDYAGAQISRRQTIDPTAQFRIGYGLYVVTCNDGNKHNGQIVNTVSQVASNPDRFAVNLNKSNYTAEVIYRTGVLNVCVLNQQAPFRIFEHFGFQSGRDVDKFADYRHYGISSNGLAYLSRYANAYLSMKVTGIVDMGSHWMFVCELTESAVLNSVETMTYSWYQQNVKPKPEAKGKGWVCSVCGYVYEGEELPEDFICPLCKHPASDFRRL from the coding sequence ATGAACGATAAAATTACAGATTCCATCGTCTATGTCGGTGTGAATGATTACGATATCGATCTGTTTGAGGGACATTATGTTGTTCCGGAGGGGATGGCGTACAACTCCTACGTGATTCTGGATCAGAAGGTTGCGGTCATGGACACCGTCGACCAGAGGAAGACGTCAGAGTGGCTTCAGAATGTCTACTGTGTCCTTCAGGGGCGCCGGCCGGATTATCTCGTTGTACAGCATATGGAACCGGATCATTCCGCATCGATTCAGGCGTTTCTGAATACGTACCCGGAGACGACGGTGGTCGGCAACAGCAAGATCTTTCAGATGATTCATCAGTTCTTCCCGGAGCTCACGCTGAAAAACAAGCTGGAGGTCGGAGACGGGGATACGCTGCGGCTGGGAACCCATGAACTGACTTTTGTGTTCGCTCCCATGGTTCATTGGCCTGAGGTGATGGTTACATACGATGCGGCGGATCGGGTTCTGTTCTCTGCGGACGGATTCGGGAAATTCGGATCCCGGGATGCGGGCGGTGACTGGGCCTGCGAGGCGAGACGCTATTATTTCGGTATCGTCGGCAAATACGGGGAGCAGGTACAGAATCTGCTGAAGAAGGCCGCCGGTCTGGACATTGCGATGATCTGCCCTCTGCACGGCCCGGTGCTGACGGAGAATCTCGGCTATTATCTGGGACTGTACGACACCTGGTCCAGCTACCAGCCGGAGGATGACGGTGTGTGCATCTGTTATACCTCTGTTTACGGGCATACAAAGAAGGCCGCGGAGATGCTCTGCACTGAGCTGCAGGATAAAGGCGTTCCGGAGGTGGTGCTCCACGATCTGGCCAGAAGCGATATTTCGGAGTGCGTTGAGGATGCGTTCCGTCTGGATAAGCTTGTGCTGGCCACCACGACCTTCAACTCGGAGATCTTCCCGTTCATGCGGGAGTTCATCGATCATCTGGTGGAGCGCAACTATCAGAAGCGGACTGTCGCGCTGATTGAAAACGGTTCCTGGGCACCGAACGCCATTAATGTCATGAAGGCAGCCTTCAGGGATTCCAGGGATATTTTGTTTACGGAGAATAATGTAACGATTCTGTCCGCGCTGAATCAGGAGAGCACGGAGAAACTCCATGCGCTGGCGGATGAACTGGCCATGGATTATGCCGGCGCGCAGATCAGCCGCAGACAGACCATCGATCCGACGGCGCAGTTCCGCATCGGCTACGGACTTTACGTGGTGACCTGCAACGACGGGAATAAACACAACGGACAGATCGTGAACACGGTTTCACAGGTGGCTTCTAATCCGGATCGGTTCGCCGTGAACCTGAATAAATCCAATTACACTGCGGAGGTGATTTACCGGACCGGCGTGCTGAATGTCTGCGTGCTGAATCAGCAGGCTCCCTTCCGGATCTTTGAGCACTTCGGCTTTCAGTCCGGTCGTGATGTGGACAAGTTCGCGGATTACCGGCACTACGGGATTTCCTCCAACGGGCTGGCGTATCTGAGCAGGTATGCCAACGCCTATCTGTCCATGAAAGTGACCGGAATCGTGGATATGGGCTCTCACTGGATGTTCGTCTGTGAGCTGACGGAATCCGCGGTGCTGAATTCTGTGGAAACGATGACCTATTCCTGGTATCAGCAGAACGTCAAACCGAAGCCCGAGGCGAAGGGCAAGGGCTGGGTGTGCAGCGTCTGCGGGTACGTCTATGAGGGAGAGGAGCTTCCCGAGGACTTCATCTGTCCGCTGTGCAAGCATCCGGCAAGCGACTTCCGCAGGCTGTAA
- a CDS encoding 3-hydroxyacyl-CoA dehydrogenase family protein, whose product MKFAFVGTGMIGSGLAVNAALRGQDVVLYDVAEPEVVKGTVRKVLDILVEAGAVDREKADETLSKMSFTKDLAEAVTGADFVQECVPEKLELKHATYRQIQEICGDSTVIASSTSGMFPSALAEGALYPERIIVGHPYNPSYLLPLIEICGPHAPQETIDRALEAYRAMGKEPVVCRKEVTGFIVNSLSWGVMDGAIDKVLDGVCDVEDVDKAVMYGPGLRMAVTGQLLTMSMGVQGGFREMAEKYGKTAARRPDQIEHYGQIADGVDAEIADRSDAQGRTVEEITKFRDKAFVELLKLQGKL is encoded by the coding sequence ATGAAATTTGCATTTGTGGGAACCGGAATGATCGGTTCCGGTCTGGCTGTGAACGCTGCGCTGAGAGGTCAGGATGTGGTGCTGTACGATGTCGCGGAGCCGGAAGTGGTGAAGGGAACTGTCAGGAAGGTTCTGGATATCCTCGTGGAGGCGGGAGCTGTCGACAGAGAAAAAGCGGACGAGACTTTGTCGAAGATGTCGTTCACAAAGGATCTTGCGGAAGCCGTGACCGGGGCTGATTTTGTACAGGAATGTGTGCCGGAGAAGCTTGAGCTCAAGCATGCGACGTATCGTCAGATTCAGGAAATCTGCGGCGACAGCACAGTCATCGCCAGCTCGACAAGCGGCATGTTTCCGTCCGCGCTGGCGGAGGGCGCGCTCTATCCGGAGCGGATTATTGTAGGGCATCCGTACAATCCGTCGTATCTGCTGCCGCTGATCGAAATCTGCGGACCCCACGCGCCGCAGGAAACCATTGACCGGGCGCTGGAGGCTTACCGGGCGATGGGCAAGGAGCCTGTGGTCTGCCGCAAAGAGGTGACGGGCTTTATCGTCAACAGTCTTTCCTGGGGAGTGATGGACGGTGCGATTGACAAGGTTCTGGACGGCGTCTGTGATGTCGAGGATGTGGATAAGGCTGTCATGTACGGACCGGGACTGCGGATGGCGGTGACCGGGCAGCTTCTGACCATGTCCATGGGCGTGCAGGGCGGATTCAGGGAGATGGCGGAGAAATACGGAAAGACCGCTGCCCGCCGGCCGGATCAGATTGAACACTACGGTCAGATTGCGGATGGAGTGGACGCGGAGATCGCGGACCGGTCCGACGCGCAGGGCAGAACCGTGGAGGAAATCACTAAATTCCGTGACAAAGCGTTTGTCGAGCTCCTGAAGCTGCAGGGGAAGCTGTAA
- a CDS encoding YfcC family protein, which produces MGENVQENTQKKRKFAVPHVYILLLAIIAIFAILSYIMPASVYDTKTIDGREIIQASTWHTVAKTPVSLMQFLTAVPRGMQESAQIIFFIFIVGGSFTVVQETRAIEAGMGKLVQALKGKTIVILPIVMVLFSLGGSVFGMAEETIPFIPIFVALCLAMGYDSMTGAAIVLCGAGAGFAGAFINPFTIQVAQGISELPLLSGMSFRIVMYLCMVALATVFVCRYALKIKKDPQKSLMYEFDQTREDTVQLEDLKEFTGKDAAILIVFLAAIILLIFGVIHYKWYMDEIAALFFGMSMIIAVIDRMGFNKYAETFGAGMAGIASGALVVGFARGILVVLNDANNLHTILHASAAGLSHLPSMASAVGMYIFQCLLNYLVPSGSGQAAVSMPIMAPLGDLVGVNRQVACIAFQLGDGISNIFTPTSGYFMAGLALAKIPWAKWAKWILPLIGLEYLLGLVFVIVAQAINLGPF; this is translated from the coding sequence ATGGGAGAGAATGTTCAGGAAAATACTCAGAAGAAGAGAAAATTCGCAGTTCCTCACGTCTACATTTTGTTATTGGCCATTATTGCAATCTTTGCGATACTGAGTTACATTATGCCGGCAAGCGTCTATGACACCAAGACGATTGACGGAAGAGAGATTATTCAGGCAAGCACCTGGCACACCGTCGCGAAAACGCCGGTCAGCCTGATGCAGTTTCTGACTGCGGTTCCGAGAGGAATGCAGGAATCCGCACAGATTATATTCTTTATATTCATCGTCGGCGGCTCCTTTACTGTCGTTCAGGAGACGAGAGCGATCGAGGCCGGCATGGGCAAGCTCGTACAGGCGCTGAAGGGAAAGACGATTGTGATTCTGCCGATCGTTATGGTTCTGTTCTCTCTCGGCGGTTCTGTATTCGGAATGGCTGAGGAAACAATTCCGTTCATTCCCATCTTCGTCGCGCTCTGCCTGGCGATGGGCTATGACTCCATGACCGGAGCGGCCATCGTGCTCTGCGGCGCCGGCGCGGGATTTGCCGGAGCCTTCATCAACCCGTTCACCATTCAGGTGGCGCAGGGAATTTCTGAGCTTCCTCTGCTGTCGGGAATGTCGTTCCGTATCGTGATGTATCTGTGCATGGTGGCACTGGCGACGGTGTTCGTCTGCAGATATGCGCTGAAAATAAAAAAGGATCCGCAGAAGTCCCTGATGTATGAATTCGACCAGACCCGTGAGGACACGGTGCAGCTGGAGGATCTGAAGGAGTTCACCGGAAAGGACGCGGCGATTCTGATCGTGTTCCTGGCGGCGATCATCCTGCTGATCTTCGGCGTCATTCATTACAAATGGTATATGGATGAAATCGCGGCGCTGTTCTTCGGAATGTCCATGATCATCGCGGTGATCGACAGGATGGGTTTCAACAAATACGCAGAGACCTTCGGAGCAGGAATGGCGGGAATCGCCTCCGGCGCTCTGGTCGTCGGATTCGCCAGAGGAATTCTGGTCGTTCTGAACGACGCCAACAATCTGCACACGATTCTGCACGCATCCGCGGCTGGACTGTCGCATCTGCCTTCTATGGCGTCTGCCGTCGGAATGTACATCTTCCAGTGCCTGCTGAACTATCTGGTTCCCTCCGGTTCCGGACAGGCTGCGGTTTCCATGCCGATCATGGCGCCTCTGGGCGATCTGGTCGGAGTAAACCGTCAGGTCGCGTGTATCGCGTTCCAGCTGGGCGACGGAATTTCCAATATCTTCACACCGACCTCCGGATACTTTATGGCGGGACTGGCGCTGGCCAAGATTCCATGGGCCAAGTGGGCGAAGTGGATCCTGCCGCTGATCGGGCTGGAATACCTGCTCGGACTGGTCTTTGTCATCGTCGCACAGGCGATCAACCTGGGACCGTTCTAA
- a CDS encoding amidohydrolase family protein, with amino-acid sequence MLDILLVNGRYPDFRAGEMRSGNIGIRDGKIDIITEGEPKAAQVIDVAGRVVSPGFIDIHMHEEDFAGEGLRYCIADMMLRMGVTTAVGGNCGIQHQTLKEFKAGIQKLGGSPVNYQMLAGYNQCRYRLGTERYAAATREERNRIREMLASELEEGAIGISFGIEYDPGMTTDEILYAAEVTENPGHLIAAHYRSDNDKALDAIGEMIQVTDAIRSKFQISHLSSCAAMGQMTDALNLIHGAMDRNPRLNYDTYPYDAFSTHMGSSVFEDGCLEAWHRSYDSILLTEEPYLYQRCTKEMFEDARENYPDMLAVAFVMNEEEIRQAVADPYGMIASDAIINQGAGHPRAAGTFPRVLGKYVRQEHALSLIDALHKISFTPAERLGLGNKGRVEEGADADLTVFDPETIIDKATFTDGGLPPAGIDYVFVNGGIAARGTEIVDGRRGGFIPYHD; translated from the coding sequence ATGCTTGATATTTTACTGGTGAACGGCCGCTATCCGGACTTCCGCGCCGGAGAAATGAGAAGCGGCAATATCGGAATCAGGGACGGAAAAATTGACATAATTACAGAGGGAGAGCCGAAGGCGGCACAGGTGATCGATGTCGCCGGACGCGTCGTTTCTCCGGGTTTTATCGATATCCATATGCATGAGGAGGACTTTGCCGGAGAGGGGCTGCGCTACTGCATCGCGGATATGATGCTCCGGATGGGCGTCACGACGGCAGTGGGAGGAAACTGCGGTATCCAGCACCAGACACTGAAGGAGTTCAAAGCCGGGATTCAGAAGCTCGGCGGTTCTCCGGTCAATTATCAGATGCTGGCCGGATACAACCAGTGCCGCTACCGGCTGGGCACGGAGCGCTATGCGGCGGCGACGCGGGAGGAGCGGAACCGGATTCGCGAAATGCTGGCGTCGGAGCTGGAGGAGGGCGCGATCGGAATTTCCTTCGGCATTGAATACGACCCCGGTATGACGACGGATGAGATTCTGTACGCCGCAGAGGTGACGGAGAATCCGGGACATCTTATCGCGGCTCATTACAGATCAGATAACGATAAGGCTCTGGACGCCATCGGAGAGATGATTCAGGTTACAGATGCGATCCGCAGTAAATTTCAGATTTCGCATCTGTCCAGCTGTGCGGCCATGGGGCAGATGACTGATGCGCTGAATCTCATTCACGGGGCGATGGACCGCAATCCGCGGCTGAACTATGACACCTATCCCTATGACGCTTTTTCGACGCATATGGGCTCGTCGGTCTTCGAGGACGGATGCCTGGAGGCCTGGCACAGGAGCTACGACAGCATCCTTCTGACAGAGGAGCCGTACCTGTATCAGCGGTGTACAAAGGAAATGTTCGAGGACGCCCGGGAAAATTATCCGGATATGCTCGCGGTTGCCTTTGTAATGAATGAGGAGGAAATCAGGCAGGCGGTGGCGGATCCTTACGGAATGATCGCCAGCGACGCCATTATCAATCAGGGAGCGGGTCATCCCCGTGCCGCAGGGACATTTCCCCGGGTCCTGGGGAAATACGTTCGTCAGGAGCACGCACTGTCACTGATCGACGCGCTGCACAAGATCAGCTTCACGCCGGCGGAACGCCTTGGCCTCGGGAACAAAGGCCGGGTCGAAGAGGGCGCTGACGCGGATCTGACCGTGTTCGATCCGGAAACGATTATCGACAAAGCGACCTTTACCGACGGAGGTCTCCCGCCCGCGGGAATCGACTATGTCTTTGTGAACGGCGGAATCGCTGCCAGAGGCACCGAAATCGTCGACGGCCGGAGGGGCGGCTTTATTCCGTATCATGATTAA
- a CDS encoding MBL fold metallo-hydrolase encodes MINVTILAENYVKDFRCRGEFGLAMYIETEDHKILFDTGASGLMFANAEQKGVDLSEADICVISHGHFDHTGGLPEFCRQNRKAKIYLHRDAFGATFGETKGKIDDYECGILWKPEVLEACGDRVIRTDGPIRIGKDIVISGTIPELPEFQPTERFYRLRAGTDLIPDNMSHEQFLAIREPGKGIVLFSGCSHKGIIAAICRAKALFPGEPLYAVVAGMHLIGTSCGMRQKIIDRLTEEEPQIVVPLHCTGLEAICMLKAQFGDRCRLTGTGGRLRF; translated from the coding sequence ATGATTAATGTAACGATACTTGCGGAGAATTATGTAAAGGACTTCCGGTGCAGAGGTGAGTTCGGGCTTGCGATGTATATCGAGACGGAGGATCACAAAATCCTGTTCGATACCGGTGCGTCCGGGCTTATGTTCGCGAATGCGGAGCAGAAGGGCGTGGATCTGTCGGAGGCGGATATCTGTGTTATCAGCCACGGACATTTTGATCATACAGGCGGACTGCCGGAATTCTGCAGGCAGAACCGGAAGGCGAAGATTTATCTTCACAGGGATGCGTTCGGTGCGACCTTCGGGGAGACGAAGGGGAAAATCGACGATTATGAGTGCGGAATTCTCTGGAAACCCGAAGTGCTGGAGGCCTGCGGGGACCGGGTGATCCGGACGGACGGTCCGATCCGGATCGGCAAAGATATCGTGATTTCCGGAACGATTCCGGAGCTGCCGGAATTTCAGCCTACGGAGCGTTTCTACCGGCTGCGGGCCGGAACGGACCTGATTCCTGACAATATGTCGCATGAGCAGTTCCTGGCGATTCGAGAACCGGGGAAGGGCATCGTTCTTTTCTCAGGATGCAGCCACAAAGGTATCATCGCCGCAATATGCCGCGCGAAGGCTTTGTTCCCCGGAGAGCCGCTGTATGCGGTGGTCGCCGGGATGCATTTAATCGGAACCTCCTGCGGGATGCGTCAGAAGATTATCGACCGTCTGACGGAGGAGGAGCCGCAGATTGTCGTGCCTCTGCACTGTACAGGTCTGGAGGCGATTTGTATGCTGAAGGCGCAGTTTGGCGACCGGTGCCGCCTGACGGGTACCGGCGGCCGGCTGAGATTTTAG
- a CDS encoding M20 family metallopeptidase gives MDYEALKKRIIQAVEGGREELSALNDDIADHPELSGEEFQTSRKIVELLRGKGYEVEYPFDGLETAFRGVAGNNAHKYKVAIMAEYDALPEVGHACGHCLSGAISCLAAIATKDIQDELETDIHIIGTPAEETDGAKCKMVKDGVFDGYDMAIMVHLYDQNLVTPRLLALRSDMYTFHGKAAHASASPWEGINAFNAAQLMFHGIDMLRQHVTPDVRIHGIIRDGGEAPNIVPEKVTAELYVRALDYRYMEEVNDKVVNCVKAGCLATGATWDTYPTAATYQDLKLNPTGLDALREIFDELDIPDNGDYDAVFGSADAGNVSYVCPTFHPCLQLAPRGVAIHTREFAELVKTDAAHECLVKGAELVALQIAKIFSDENRIAAMKRDFETA, from the coding sequence ATGGACTATGAAGCATTGAAAAAAAGAATTATACAGGCAGTGGAAGGGGGGCGGGAGGAACTGTCCGCGCTGAATGACGATATCGCAGACCATCCGGAGCTTTCCGGTGAAGAATTTCAGACCTCGCGGAAGATTGTCGAACTGCTGCGGGGAAAGGGATATGAGGTGGAATATCCCTTCGACGGACTTGAGACCGCGTTCCGGGGCGTCGCGGGAAACAACGCTCATAAATACAAGGTTGCGATTATGGCGGAGTATGACGCCCTGCCGGAGGTGGGACACGCCTGCGGGCATTGTCTCAGCGGAGCTATCAGCTGTCTTGCGGCGATCGCGACAAAGGATATTCAGGATGAGCTGGAGACGGATATCCATATCATCGGAACGCCGGCGGAAGAGACTGACGGCGCCAAGTGCAAGATGGTGAAGGACGGCGTGTTTGATGGTTATGATATGGCGATCATGGTGCATCTGTACGATCAGAATCTGGTGACGCCCAGACTGCTGGCGCTTCGCAGCGACATGTATACCTTCCACGGGAAGGCGGCACATGCGTCGGCGTCTCCCTGGGAGGGAATCAACGCCTTCAATGCGGCCCAGCTGATGTTCCACGGAATTGATATGCTGAGGCAGCACGTTACGCCGGATGTCCGGATTCACGGAATCATCCGCGACGGCGGAGAAGCTCCGAACATCGTGCCGGAGAAGGTTACGGCGGAGCTGTATGTCCGGGCGCTGGATTATCGCTATATGGAGGAAGTAAATGACAAGGTCGTCAACTGTGTCAAGGCCGGATGCCTTGCGACAGGCGCGACCTGGGACACATATCCCACGGCGGCGACATATCAGGATCTGAAACTGAATCCCACAGGACTGGACGCGCTGAGGGAGATCTTTGACGAGCTGGATATTCCGGATAACGGGGACTATGACGCGGTTTTCGGCTCCGCTGATGCCGGAAACGTCAGTTACGTCTGCCCTACCTTCCATCCGTGCCTGCAGCTTGCACCAAGAGGCGTGGCGATTCATACCAGAGAGTTCGCCGAGCTCGTGAAGACAGATGCGGCTCATGAATGTCTGGTGAAGGGTGCCGAACTCGTCGCTCTTCAGATCGCGAAAATCTTCAGTGACGAGAACAGAATCGCGGCGATGAAGAGGGATTTCGAGACGGCGTGA
- a CDS encoding AAA family ATPase, translated as MPVHQAVIRLSEQALNKKEFFGYHEGYNNESNVARGNSESMWDAGVHNRIDQYVIPILKKQNWRVYHFHDMGQNARVKQEHNISNNKMLLFDAANLAAFLYRLKRHYKKTYDEIVQTIQLIAPYFSDFVLEPQEGNEEQIVLKWQQKGCEDIFNASQLSDGTLRFICLATLLLQPHELQPATIIVDEPELGLHPYAITIFAEMVRQLSNEKQIIISTQSVELLDEFDVEDVMVVDRGENGSEHIKRSGLIKLLLL; from the coding sequence GTGCCTGTTCATCAAGCCGTTATCAGACTTAGTGAGCAGGCACTAAACAAAAAGGAATTTTTCGGATATCATGAAGGCTATAACAATGAGAGCAATGTTGCCCGAGGTAACAGTGAGTCAATGTGGGATGCCGGCGTACATAATCGAATTGATCAATATGTTATTCCAATTCTGAAAAAACAAAACTGGAGAGTCTATCATTTCCACGATATGGGACAAAACGCAAGAGTTAAACAGGAACACAACATCTCAAATAATAAGATGCTGTTGTTTGATGCTGCAAATCTTGCGGCATTTTTGTACCGGCTTAAGCGGCACTATAAGAAAACGTACGATGAGATTGTGCAGACCATTCAGCTGATTGCACCGTATTTTTCGGATTTTGTCCTTGAACCGCAGGAGGGAAATGAGGAGCAGATTGTTTTAAAATGGCAGCAGAAGGGCTGTGAAGACATTTTCAATGCATCGCAGCTTTCTGACGGCACATTGCGTTTTATCTGCCTTGCTACGCTTTTGCTGCAGCCTCACGAACTGCAGCCGGCAACTATCATTGTCGATGAACCGGAGCTTGGTCTGCATCCATATGCGATTACTATTTTTGCGGAAATGGTCAGGCAGTTATCGAACGAGAAACAAATCATTATATCGACGCAGTCTGTTGAACTTCTTGATGAATTTGATGTTGAGGATGTAATGGTTGTAGACAGAGGCGAAAACGGCTCAGAACACATAAAAAGGAGCGGTCTGATTAAACTGCTCCTTTTGTAG
- the speB gene encoding agmatinase, whose protein sequence is MLKQNEHAKKSATWFGLNTPGAEIADVDAVIFGIPYDGGVSYRGGAAQAPDLLRANTDHATPCTERLGFYRDFRVLDAGNFDGTDRDEIFAEVQEYVEALVRSGVRFTMIGGDHSVTIPVERGINAALDEPFGIIHIDAHMDLSYELEGDPLSHGSTEQRALEMSNITSEKNLYFIGIRSIEPDEFEFHIDRNLQVKTSWDCYKEGIESVADDCIAKMRNFSRVYLTFDIDALDPAYAAGTGTPQFGGLTSRMAMTLIQRLFAELNIIGFDIVEIAPPLDDSLASMYAGRKLLTEGWGAWADSLGKLVRF, encoded by the coding sequence ATGCTGAAACAGAATGAACATGCAAAAAAATCCGCCACATGGTTTGGACTGAACACGCCGGGCGCGGAAATCGCAGACGTTGACGCCGTTATTTTCGGGATTCCCTATGACGGCGGCGTCAGTTACAGAGGCGGAGCAGCCCAGGCTCCCGATCTGCTGAGGGCCAACACGGACCACGCTACCCCCTGTACGGAGCGTCTCGGTTTTTACCGGGATTTCAGGGTTCTGGATGCGGGCAACTTCGACGGAACCGATCGGGACGAAATTTTCGCGGAAGTGCAGGAGTATGTCGAAGCTCTTGTGCGCAGCGGCGTGAGATTCACAATGATCGGCGGCGACCATTCCGTCACAATCCCGGTTGAACGCGGAATTAACGCGGCGCTCGACGAGCCCTTCGGCATTATTCATATCGATGCGCATATGGATCTCAGCTATGAACTGGAGGGGGATCCTCTTTCCCACGGTTCTACTGAGCAGCGCGCACTGGAAATGTCCAATATCACGTCCGAAAAGAACCTGTACTTCATCGGAATCCGCTCAATTGAACCCGATGAATTCGAGTTTCACATCGACAGAAATCTTCAGGTCAAGACCTCCTGGGACTGCTACAAAGAAGGAATCGAGTCGGTCGCTGACGACTGCATCGCGAAGATGCGGAATTTCAGCAGGGTCTACCTGACCTTCGATATCGATGCGCTGGACCCGGCGTATGCAGCAGGCACCGGAACTCCGCAGTTCGGCGGGCTGACCTCGCGCATGGCGATGACTCTGATACAGCGGCTGTTTGCCGAGCTGAACATCATCGGATTCGACATCGTGGAAATCGCGCCTCCACTGGATGACTCGCTCGCGTCTATGTACGCCGGGCGCAAGCTGCTGACAGAAGGCTGGGGTGCCTGGGCCGACAGCCTCGGCAAGCTCGTCCGGTTCTGA
- the sfsA gene encoding DNA/RNA nuclease SfsA, whose amino-acid sequence MQYKNTVEGKFIDRPNRFVAHVEIDGTPQTVHVKNTGRCRELLLPGASVILAEAENPNRKTAWDLIAVYKEGLGLVNIDSQAPNKVVQEWLSRAGFSAIRPEYSYGNSRMDFYMEREGVPYLMEVKGCTLEIDGIGYFPDAPTQRGIKHLHELMRAAGEGYRAVLAFVIQMEGITEVRPNMTTHPAFGETLRKAVRAGVKVLYLPCRVERDTLEIIDDSIVCQR is encoded by the coding sequence ATGCAGTATAAAAACACGGTGGAAGGAAAATTTATAGACCGGCCGAACCGTTTTGTGGCCCATGTGGAAATCGACGGAACGCCGCAGACCGTGCACGTGAAGAACACCGGACGGTGCCGCGAGCTTCTGCTGCCGGGCGCGTCTGTGATTCTGGCGGAGGCGGAGAATCCGAACCGGAAAACGGCGTGGGATTTGATTGCTGTATACAAAGAAGGGCTGGGGCTTGTGAATATCGACAGCCAGGCGCCGAACAAGGTAGTGCAGGAATGGCTGAGTCGCGCGGGCTTCAGCGCGATCCGCCCGGAGTATTCCTATGGGAATTCCCGAATGGATTTTTATATGGAGCGGGAGGGCGTGCCGTATCTGATGGAGGTCAAGGGCTGCACGCTGGAGATCGACGGAATCGGATATTTTCCGGATGCGCCGACGCAGCGGGGAATTAAGCATTTGCATGAACTGATGAGAGCGGCCGGCGAGGGATACCGCGCCGTACTGGCCTTTGTGATACAGATGGAGGGAATTACTGAGGTGAGACCCAATATGACGACGCACCCCGCATTTGGCGAAACCCTGAGGAAAGCTGTCAGAGCCGGCGTGAAGGTTCTGTATCTGCCCTGCCGGGTGGAGCGTGACACGCTGGAAATTATAGACGATTCGATTGTTTGTCAGAGATGA
- a CDS encoding flavodoxin family protein codes for MMKKVIIVNVSPRKGGNSDVITARLAEKANDAEIRTVIFRETPVSPCLACNVCKGKETPFCVQKDVMGELIPELDGCDALVLVSPIYFGRLSGPAMLFIDRLYSIFAPDRETASNATKTGKKLALVSPCGAGPADVYTKYLEETAATFGVAGFTDSRVLVCGGVNAPGEVGEHAEDMEKIDEIAAWI; via the coding sequence ATGATGAAGAAGGTTATCATTGTAAATGTGAGTCCGAGGAAGGGCGGAAATTCAGATGTGATTACTGCGAGACTGGCAGAGAAGGCGAATGACGCGGAGATCCGGACCGTGATCTTCCGGGAAACGCCTGTTTCCCCATGTCTTGCCTGCAATGTATGTAAGGGAAAGGAGACTCCGTTCTGCGTGCAGAAGGACGTGATGGGGGAATTGATTCCTGAACTGGACGGGTGCGATGCGCTTGTTCTCGTTTCGCCGATTTACTTCGGGCGGCTCAGCGGACCGGCCATGCTCTTTATCGACCGTCTGTACAGCATTTTCGCTCCTGACAGAGAGACAGCTTCCAATGCGACAAAGACAGGAAAGAAGCTGGCGCTGGTCAGCCCCTGCGGAGCAGGTCCCGCGGACGTTTACACAAAGTATCTGGAAGAGACCGCGGCGACGTTCGGAGTGGCGGGATTTACCGATTCCAGAGTGCTGGTCTGCGGCGGCGTGAACGCTCCGGGCGAAGTCGGAGAACACGCGGAGGACATGGAAAAGATCGACGAGATAGCGGCATGGATTTAA